A region from the Paraburkholderia youngii genome encodes:
- a CDS encoding MarR family winged helix-turn-helix transcriptional regulator: MRDRRHAAAPVRLTYLAGQLDKFLTRQLSEALASHGLTLPQYTALSVLRARARSSNAQLAQRSLITPQAASAVVKSMEANGWVTRVADPFNRRVGLLSLTQAGETLLDQCDGVADRVEQSMLGEIDEHGSQMLKDLLSTCVRNLRAA, encoded by the coding sequence GTGCGCGATCGAAGGCATGCTGCCGCTCCGGTGCGTCTGACCTACCTGGCCGGGCAGCTCGACAAGTTTCTCACGCGGCAGCTTTCCGAAGCGCTCGCGTCGCACGGTCTGACGTTGCCGCAATACACGGCGCTGTCGGTGCTGCGGGCGCGCGCGCGTTCGTCGAACGCGCAGCTCGCGCAGCGCTCGTTGATCACGCCGCAAGCGGCCAGCGCGGTCGTCAAATCGATGGAAGCGAACGGATGGGTCACGCGCGTGGCCGATCCGTTCAACCGTCGCGTCGGGCTGCTGTCGCTGACGCAGGCCGGCGAAACATTGCTGGATCAGTGCGACGGTGTCGCCGACAGGGTCGAGCAATCGATGCTTGGCGAAATCGATGAACACGGTTCACAAATGCTGAAAGACCTGCTGTCGACATGCGTGCGCAATCTTCGCGCAGCCTGA
- a CDS encoding aldehyde dehydrogenase, translating into MHQTNLLIGGAKRAASNGKTFERINPATGAVATRAAAATVEDADAAVAAAARAFPAWAALTPTERRKRLLAAADRMDARTAEFIAIGAAETGAMANWYGFNVMLAANMLREAAAMTTQIDGAVIPSDVPGSLAMAVRQPCGVVLGMAPWNAPVILATRALAMPLACGNTVVLKASEGCPGVHALIGEVLNDAGLGEGVVNVLTHAPEDAPAIVERLVANPAVKRVNFTGSTRVGRIVAELSARHLKPALLELGGKAPVLVLDDADLDAAVEGIAFGAFFNQGQICMSTERVIVDRKVADAFVEKLVAKARTLKAGDPTQPGSILGTLESEAAARRIRALVEDAREKGANLPLGCEVNGAIMQPVIVENVTREMKLYADESFGPVVTVQRVDGDEEALTVANDSEYGLSAAVFSRDIARAMNVAKRIESGICHINGPTVHDEAQMPFGGVKASGYGRFGSKASIPEFTELRWITVQTSPRHYPI; encoded by the coding sequence ATGCATCAAACGAACCTGTTGATTGGCGGCGCGAAACGTGCCGCGTCGAACGGCAAGACTTTCGAGCGCATCAATCCCGCGACGGGCGCGGTGGCCACCCGCGCCGCCGCGGCCACCGTCGAGGACGCCGATGCAGCCGTCGCCGCCGCGGCGCGCGCGTTCCCGGCATGGGCGGCGCTCACGCCGACGGAACGGCGCAAACGCCTGCTCGCCGCCGCCGACCGCATGGACGCGCGCACGGCCGAGTTCATCGCGATCGGCGCGGCCGAAACGGGGGCGATGGCGAACTGGTACGGCTTTAACGTGATGCTCGCGGCCAACATGCTGCGCGAAGCCGCGGCGATGACGACACAGATCGACGGCGCGGTGATTCCTTCGGACGTGCCGGGCAGCCTCGCGATGGCCGTGCGTCAGCCGTGCGGCGTCGTGCTCGGCATGGCGCCGTGGAATGCGCCCGTGATTCTCGCGACGCGGGCGCTCGCGATGCCGCTCGCGTGCGGCAACACGGTCGTGCTGAAGGCGTCGGAAGGATGTCCCGGCGTGCATGCGCTGATCGGCGAAGTGCTGAACGACGCGGGTCTCGGCGAAGGCGTCGTCAACGTGCTCACGCATGCGCCGGAAGATGCGCCCGCGATCGTGGAGCGTCTGGTCGCGAATCCCGCCGTGAAGCGCGTGAATTTCACCGGATCGACGCGGGTCGGCCGCATCGTCGCCGAGCTTTCGGCGCGCCATCTGAAACCCGCGCTGCTCGAACTGGGCGGCAAGGCGCCGGTGCTCGTGCTCGACGACGCGGACCTCGACGCCGCGGTCGAAGGTATCGCGTTCGGCGCGTTCTTCAATCAAGGCCAGATCTGCATGTCGACGGAACGCGTGATCGTCGATCGCAAGGTTGCCGATGCGTTCGTCGAGAAGCTCGTCGCGAAAGCGCGCACGCTGAAGGCAGGCGATCCGACGCAGCCGGGCTCGATTCTCGGCACGCTGGAGAGCGAAGCCGCCGCGCGGCGCATTCGCGCGCTCGTCGAAGATGCCCGCGAAAAGGGTGCGAATCTGCCGCTCGGGTGCGAGGTGAACGGCGCGATCATGCAGCCGGTGATCGTCGAGAACGTTACCCGCGAGATGAAGCTCTATGCCGACGAATCGTTCGGCCCGGTGGTGACGGTACAGCGCGTGGACGGCGATGAAGAGGCGCTGACGGTCGCCAACGATAGCGAGTATGGCTTGTCGGCGGCGGTGTTCAGCCGCGATATTGCGCGTGCGATGAACGTCGCGAAACGCATCGAGTCGGGCATCTGCCACATCAACGGCCCGACCGTGCACGACGAGGCGCAGATGCCGTTCGGCGGCGTGAAGGCGAGCGGTTATGGGCGCTTCGGCAGCAAGGCGTCGATTCCCGAGTTCACCGAGTTGCGCTGGATCACGGTGCAGACGAGCCCGCGTCATTATCCGATCTAG
- a CDS encoding p-hydroxycinnamoyl CoA hydratase/lyase produces MSYEGRWKTVKVAVEGGIAWVTFNRPEKRNAMSPTLNKEMIDVLETLELDAEAQVLVLTGEGSAWTAGMDLKEYFREVDAGPDVLQERIRRDASRWQWQLLRMYSKPTIAMVNGWCFGGGFSPLVACDLAIAADEAVFGLSEINWGIPPGNLVSKAMADTVGHREALYYIMTGDTFTGPQAAKMGLVNKSVPLAQLRDETIALAAKLLNKNPVVLRNAKHGFKRSRELTWEQNEDYLYAKLDQANYRDPEGGREQGLKQFLDDKSIKPGLQTYKR; encoded by the coding sequence ATGAGTTACGAAGGACGCTGGAAAACGGTCAAGGTCGCGGTGGAAGGCGGAATCGCCTGGGTCACGTTCAATCGTCCGGAAAAGCGCAACGCGATGAGCCCGACGCTGAACAAGGAAATGATCGACGTTCTCGAGACGCTCGAACTCGACGCCGAAGCCCAGGTTCTCGTGCTGACCGGCGAAGGCAGCGCGTGGACGGCCGGCATGGACCTGAAGGAATATTTCCGCGAAGTGGATGCGGGTCCGGACGTGCTGCAGGAGCGGATTCGCCGCGACGCGAGCCGCTGGCAATGGCAATTGCTGCGCATGTACTCGAAGCCGACCATCGCGATGGTCAACGGCTGGTGCTTCGGCGGCGGCTTCTCGCCGCTGGTCGCCTGCGATCTGGCGATCGCCGCGGACGAAGCCGTGTTCGGCCTGTCCGAAATCAACTGGGGCATTCCGCCGGGCAACCTCGTGAGCAAGGCGATGGCCGATACTGTCGGGCATCGTGAAGCGCTGTACTACATCATGACGGGCGACACCTTCACGGGTCCGCAAGCCGCGAAGATGGGTCTCGTGAACAAGAGCGTGCCGCTCGCGCAACTGCGCGACGAAACGATCGCTCTCGCGGCGAAACTGCTGAACAAGAACCCGGTCGTGCTGCGCAACGCGAAGCATGGCTTCAAGCGTTCGCGCGAACTCACATGGGAGCAGAACGAAGACTACCTGTACGCGAAGCTCGACCAGGCGAATTATCGCGATCCGGAAGGCGGCCGCGAACAGGGCCTGAAGCAGTTCCTCGACGACAAGAGCATCAAGCCGGGCTTGCAGACCTACAAGCGCTAA